The Perca flavescens isolate YP-PL-M2 chromosome 23, PFLA_1.0, whole genome shotgun sequence genome has a window encoding:
- the rhno1 gene encoding RAD9, HUS1, RAD1-interacting nuclear orphan protein 1 — MPRKAIKTEKPTLLFLEQPLCGARLQNVPEVRAALNPKEFFTETQAQNSSALTSWVRPQFDRSVAAAPPVRRGRRKCHSATSILDSCSQLSRKRSVCKFPALLFQTRSRDQSHQPKNTRTNTSTESTAVCDVGNEPQGSHQIKRTVSGAQYSDTPKRQPTSIRKRNVERFSDGAASSSRCLDRTETPSIQVTEKCRIPADGVSTPASIGYSTTEVSSVNLPPDVDTPKVIQEGNNCPTSTSLHLLQAQPCTPPCNHPPDILVADTPERDYGVKVTWRRRRGLMLMLKQRGYLSDSDALIHS, encoded by the exons ATGCCCCGTAAAGCTATAAAAACAGAGAAGCCTACCCTGCTGTTCCTGGAGCAGCCTTTGTGTGGAGCCAGACTCCAAAATGTGCCTGAAGTCCGAGCAGCACTCAATCCCAAAGAGTTTTTCACAGAGACACAAGCACAGAACAGCTCAGCTCTTACTTCTTGG GTGAGACCCCAGTTTGACCGTTCAGTTGCAGCTGCACCTCCAGTGAGACGAGGGAGGAGAAAATGTCATTCTGCCACAAGCATCCTTGACAGTTGCAGTCAGCTGTCCAGGAAAAGAAGTGTGTGCAAATTCCCTGCATTATTGTTTCAGACAAGGTCAAGAGACCAATCTCATCAACCAAAGAATACACGCACAAATACATCTACAGAGTCTACTGCTGTGTGTGACGTGGGAAATGAACCACAGGGATCACACCAAATCAAAAGGACAGTTTCAGGTGCACAGTACTCAGACACACCAAAGAGACAGCCGACCTCAATCAGAAAAAGGAATGTGGAGAGATTTTCCGATGGTGCTGCATCCTCCAGCAGATGTTTGGACCGGACTGAAACTCCATCTATTCAAGTGACAGAGAAATGCAGAATTCCAGCAGATGGTGTTTCAACACCTGCTTCCATTGGGTACAGCACCACTGAGGTCAGCAGTGTCAATCTGCCACCTGATGTGGACACTCCAAAAGTAATTCAGGAAGGGAATAATTGCCCCACCTCCACCTCTCTACACTTGCTACAGGCTCAGCCATGTACACCACCATGTAATCATCCACCTGACATTTTAGTGGCTGACACACCAGAGAGGGATTATGGGGTGAAGGtgacatggaggaggaggaggggtttGATGTTGATGTTAAAACAGAGGGGCTATCTCTCTGATTCAGATGCGTTAATTCACAGCTGA
- the foxm1 gene encoding forkhead box protein M1 isoform X1 — MTMRRSPRRPLILRRRKLPFQQNDPPAAESQNQADASGFKEPSKSFASQCFPDGIRIMDHPSMSDTQVVVIPKTADLQSVIGALTAKGKECGVQGPNKFILLSENSSRDDESFCQPAAEGDGVSTVVQPVKAETVHSSPDAKPLTGIKALNKELECGPLDDSLTNIQWLGRMNTCAFESDTAKQAVNKENQNSNSQTFQAQNTQIDAEAVEQPMSERPPYSYMAMIQFAINSRKSRRMTLKEIYMWIEEHFPYFREVAKPGWKNSIRHNLSLHDMFIRETSPDGKISFWTIRPEANRCLTLDQVYKPGCDPMTAPVPVPMLLFSHQQQKRMLPDARKTPTSSERRMKPLLPRTESYLVPIQLPVTSSVYLPSSSAQFAPSCSQQKRNTSRGAKRVRIAPKVTQGDAPAAVMYPQKNKELKVKVKEEQVCVPIKCETPKAPPKRQASSSRRKQHLVHSVHEEPVLLCPDNTFFDSGVASDASTFQDMRDTELDEHQQEQHGTSTDRDFSFKTPIKSNSHLSSSTPSKPPHVLPEPWKVTPVGKGSQEVLDFSPIRTPGGPAVTPRHDYTTFSFNNTPFKDWPLFSSPRELLTSAPPRAPGPTDSPRSSCSRELLQAGGAATPANRSITEGLVLDTMNDSLSKILVDISFSGLDDEDLGMANISWSEFIPQFK, encoded by the exons ATGACCATGAGACGGAGCCCAAGGAGACCCCTGATCCTCAGAAGAAGAAAGTTGCCATTTCAGCAAAATGATCCGCCAGCAGCTGAATCACAAAACCAAGCCGATGCATCAGGCTTCAAAGAACCTTCAAAATCATTTGCCAGTCAGTGCTTCCCTGATGGTATCCGCATTATGGACCACCCTTCCATGTCTGATACCCAGGTGGTTGTCATCCCCAAAACAGCAGACCTTCAAAGTGTTATCGGGGCCCTCACTGCCAAAGGCAAAGAGTGTGGTGTCCAGGGACCAAACAAGTTTATCCTTCTGAGTGAGAATAGCAGCCGTGACGATGAATCGTTTTGTCAGCCTGCTGCTGAAGGCGATGGCGTCTCTACAGTTGTACAACCAGTGAAAGCTGAAACTGTGCACAGCTCCCCGGATGCTAAACCTCTCACTGGAATTAAAGCAT TGAATAAGGAGCTGGAGTGTGGCCCTCTAGATGACAGCCTCACCAATATTCAGTGGCTGGGTAGAATGAACACATGTGCCTTTGAATCGGATACTGCCAAGCAGGCGGTCAACAAGGAGAACCAAAACTCAAATTCACAGACTTTTCAG GCACAAAATACACAAATCGATGCAGAGGCTGTTGAGCAACCCATGTCAGAGAGGCCGCCATACTCTTACATGGCCATGATCCAGTTTGCTATCAACAGTCGGAAGAGCAGGAGGATGACGCTGAAAGAGATTTACATGTGGATCGAGGAACACTTCCCTTACTTCAGAGAAGTGGCTAAACCAGGATGGAAG AATTCCATCCGCCATAACCTCTCTCTACACGACATGTTCATTCGTGAGACGTCACCAGATGGTAAAATTTCTTTCTGGACTATCCGGCCTGAGGCCAACCGATGCCTCACTCTTGATCAGGTTTACAAG CCTGGTTGTGACCCAATGACTGCTCCTGTTCCGGTGCCAATGCTTTTATTTTCCCACCAA CAACAAAAGAGGATGCTTCCTGATGCAAGAAAAACTCCAACTAGCTCTG AAAGGAGGATGAAGCCTCTCCTCCCTCGAACCGAATCCTACTTGGTTCCAATCCAGCTCCCCGTCACCTCCTCTGTCTACCTGCCGTCCTCATCGGCCCAGTTTGCCCCTTCTTGCTCGCAGCAGAAACGGAACACTTCGCGTGGAGCCAAGAGAGTGCGGATAGCTCCTAAG gtgacacaaggtgACGCCCCAGCTGCGGTAATGTATCCTCAGAAGAACAAAGAGCTCAAGGTAAAGGTGAAGGAGGAGCAGGTATGTGTCCCAATTAAATGCGAGACTCCGAAAGCCCCTCCGAAGAGACAAGCCAGCAGCTCTCGGCGCAAACAGCACCTGGTTCACTCTGTGCACGAGGAGCCCGTCCTCCTCTGCCCTGATAATACTTTCTTTGACTCTGGCGTAGCCTCCGACGCTTCCACCTTCCAGGACATGCGAGACACTGAGCTGGACGAGCACCAGCAGGAGCAGCACGGCACCAGCACGGATCGGGACTTCTCCTTCAAGACCCCCATCAAAAGTAACAGCCACCTGAGCTCCTCCACGCCCAGCAAGCCTCCTCATGTCTTACCCGAGCCCTGGAAAGTGACTCCTGTGGGCAAAGGGAGTCAAGAGGTTCTGGACTTCAGCCCCATTCGCACACCAGGTGGTCCTGCGGTCACGCCGCGGCATGACTACACCACCTTCAGCTTCAACAACACTCCCTTTAAAGACTGGCCTCTGTTCAGCTCCCCCAGAGAGCTGCTCACATCCGCTCCCCCCAGAGCACCGGGACCGACAGACTCTCCCAGAAGCAGCTGCTCCAGAGAGCTGCTTCAGGCAGGGGGCGCTGCAACACCCGCTAACCGCTCGATCACAGAGGGCCTCGTCCTGGATACAATGAACGACAGCCTCAGCAAGATACTAGTGGACATTAGCTTCTCTGGTCTGGACGATGAGGACCTGGGTATGGCCAATATCAGCTGGTCCGAGTTCATCCCTCAATTTAAGTAA
- the foxm1 gene encoding forkhead box protein M1 isoform X2 yields the protein MTMRRSPRRPLILRRRKLPFQQNDPPAAESQNQADASGFKEPSKSFASQCFPDGIRIMDHPSMSDTQVVVIPKTADLQSVIGALTAKGKECGVQGPNKFILLSENSSRDDESFCQPAAEGDGVSTVVQPVKAETVHSSPDAKPLTGIKALNKELECGPLDDSLTNIQWLGRMNTCAFESDTAKQAVNKENQNSNSQTFQAQNTQIDAEAVEQPMSERPPYSYMAMIQFAINSRKSRRMTLKEIYMWIEEHFPYFREVAKPGWKNSIRHNLSLHDMFIRETSPDGKISFWTIRPEANRCLTLDQVYKQQKRMLPDARKTPTSSERRMKPLLPRTESYLVPIQLPVTSSVYLPSSSAQFAPSCSQQKRNTSRGAKRVRIAPKVTQGDAPAAVMYPQKNKELKVKVKEEQVCVPIKCETPKAPPKRQASSSRRKQHLVHSVHEEPVLLCPDNTFFDSGVASDASTFQDMRDTELDEHQQEQHGTSTDRDFSFKTPIKSNSHLSSSTPSKPPHVLPEPWKVTPVGKGSQEVLDFSPIRTPGGPAVTPRHDYTTFSFNNTPFKDWPLFSSPRELLTSAPPRAPGPTDSPRSSCSRELLQAGGAATPANRSITEGLVLDTMNDSLSKILVDISFSGLDDEDLGMANISWSEFIPQFK from the exons ATGACCATGAGACGGAGCCCAAGGAGACCCCTGATCCTCAGAAGAAGAAAGTTGCCATTTCAGCAAAATGATCCGCCAGCAGCTGAATCACAAAACCAAGCCGATGCATCAGGCTTCAAAGAACCTTCAAAATCATTTGCCAGTCAGTGCTTCCCTGATGGTATCCGCATTATGGACCACCCTTCCATGTCTGATACCCAGGTGGTTGTCATCCCCAAAACAGCAGACCTTCAAAGTGTTATCGGGGCCCTCACTGCCAAAGGCAAAGAGTGTGGTGTCCAGGGACCAAACAAGTTTATCCTTCTGAGTGAGAATAGCAGCCGTGACGATGAATCGTTTTGTCAGCCTGCTGCTGAAGGCGATGGCGTCTCTACAGTTGTACAACCAGTGAAAGCTGAAACTGTGCACAGCTCCCCGGATGCTAAACCTCTCACTGGAATTAAAGCAT TGAATAAGGAGCTGGAGTGTGGCCCTCTAGATGACAGCCTCACCAATATTCAGTGGCTGGGTAGAATGAACACATGTGCCTTTGAATCGGATACTGCCAAGCAGGCGGTCAACAAGGAGAACCAAAACTCAAATTCACAGACTTTTCAG GCACAAAATACACAAATCGATGCAGAGGCTGTTGAGCAACCCATGTCAGAGAGGCCGCCATACTCTTACATGGCCATGATCCAGTTTGCTATCAACAGTCGGAAGAGCAGGAGGATGACGCTGAAAGAGATTTACATGTGGATCGAGGAACACTTCCCTTACTTCAGAGAAGTGGCTAAACCAGGATGGAAG AATTCCATCCGCCATAACCTCTCTCTACACGACATGTTCATTCGTGAGACGTCACCAGATGGTAAAATTTCTTTCTGGACTATCCGGCCTGAGGCCAACCGATGCCTCACTCTTGATCAGGTTTACAAG CAACAAAAGAGGATGCTTCCTGATGCAAGAAAAACTCCAACTAGCTCTG AAAGGAGGATGAAGCCTCTCCTCCCTCGAACCGAATCCTACTTGGTTCCAATCCAGCTCCCCGTCACCTCCTCTGTCTACCTGCCGTCCTCATCGGCCCAGTTTGCCCCTTCTTGCTCGCAGCAGAAACGGAACACTTCGCGTGGAGCCAAGAGAGTGCGGATAGCTCCTAAG gtgacacaaggtgACGCCCCAGCTGCGGTAATGTATCCTCAGAAGAACAAAGAGCTCAAGGTAAAGGTGAAGGAGGAGCAGGTATGTGTCCCAATTAAATGCGAGACTCCGAAAGCCCCTCCGAAGAGACAAGCCAGCAGCTCTCGGCGCAAACAGCACCTGGTTCACTCTGTGCACGAGGAGCCCGTCCTCCTCTGCCCTGATAATACTTTCTTTGACTCTGGCGTAGCCTCCGACGCTTCCACCTTCCAGGACATGCGAGACACTGAGCTGGACGAGCACCAGCAGGAGCAGCACGGCACCAGCACGGATCGGGACTTCTCCTTCAAGACCCCCATCAAAAGTAACAGCCACCTGAGCTCCTCCACGCCCAGCAAGCCTCCTCATGTCTTACCCGAGCCCTGGAAAGTGACTCCTGTGGGCAAAGGGAGTCAAGAGGTTCTGGACTTCAGCCCCATTCGCACACCAGGTGGTCCTGCGGTCACGCCGCGGCATGACTACACCACCTTCAGCTTCAACAACACTCCCTTTAAAGACTGGCCTCTGTTCAGCTCCCCCAGAGAGCTGCTCACATCCGCTCCCCCCAGAGCACCGGGACCGACAGACTCTCCCAGAAGCAGCTGCTCCAGAGAGCTGCTTCAGGCAGGGGGCGCTGCAACACCCGCTAACCGCTCGATCACAGAGGGCCTCGTCCTGGATACAATGAACGACAGCCTCAGCAAGATACTAGTGGACATTAGCTTCTCTGGTCTGGACGATGAGGACCTGGGTATGGCCAATATCAGCTGGTCCGAGTTCATCCCTCAATTTAAGTAA
- the si:ch73-352p4.8 gene encoding cystine/glutamate transporter isoform X1, whose product MDATQIMKADDKKEKKEEEVVHLRREIGLLPAACFIIGTVVGSGIFIAPKGVLINSGSVGLSLLVWVLCGVLSLFGALCYAELGTSFTKSGGHYTYLLETLGPLPAFLRLWVEFLFIRPAVASYVSLAFGRYVVEPFFAPCAAPTVLIKIVSILGLTFVVAVNCWSVTWASRTQITLTFVKMFALVLIIVPGVIALAKGKTENFQNGFEVDSLTLDRLPLAFYNGLYAYGGWFYLNFVTEEVINPNRNIPLAIICSMVTVTVCYVLVNVAYYTMMTPAELLLSDAVAVTFANRAFEGLASVIPFLVALSCLGALNGGFFGSPRMLFVGAREGHWPPIFSMIHIRRHTPLPAVLLLYPLVVVMLITGEIYQLINFASFARWFFIALATLGMLIHRYRFPLHPRPFKVPLVIAVTFTVVCFFIVGLSLYSDPWNTGRSCALTLTGVPVYYVTVYRFRLPHRWRRIFNYCSMHLQILLEVTQQEVQTY is encoded by the exons ATGGACGCGACGCAAATAATGAAAGCGGATGAcaagaaggagaagaaagaagaggaggtGGTGCACCTTCGGAGAGAGATCGGCTTGCTGCCGGCTGCATGCTTCATCATCGGTACGGTGGTGGGCAGTGGGATTTTCATCGCACCCAAGGGAGTCCTGATAAACAGTGGCAGCGTGGGGCTCTCTCTGCTGGTGTGGGTGCTGTGTGGGGTGCTCTCCTTATTTG GGGCCCTGTGCTATGCTGAACTGGGCACCAGTTTTACAAAATCAGGGGGCCACTACACTTACCTATTGGAGACGCTGGGGCCACTGCCGGCCTTTTTACGACTCTGGGTTGAGTTCTTATTCATCAG GCCAGCTGTGGCCTCCTATGTGTCCCTGGCTTTTGGCCGCTACGTGGTGGAGCCGTTCTTTGCTCCCTGTGCTGCTCCCACAGTGCTAATCAAAATTGTCAGCATCCTGGGATTGA CGTTTGTTGTGGCAGTCAACTGCTGGAGTGTGACTTGGGCCTCTCGCACTCAGATCACCTTGACATTCGTTAAGATGTTTGCTCTGGTCCTTATCATCGTCCCTGGTGTCATCGCACTGGCCAAAG GAAAAACTGAGAATTTCCAGAATGGTTTTGAGGTTGACTCATTAACATTGGATAGATTGCCACTGGCTTTTTATAATGGCCTATATGCCTATGGTGGATG GTTTTATCTGAACTTTgtcacagaagaggtcataaaCCCAAATAG AAACATCCCACTGGCAATAATCTGCTCCATGGTGACAGTGACAGTCTGTTATGTGCTTGTTAATGTGGCTTACTACACTATGATGACTCCTGCTGAGCTCCTGCTGTCTGATGCTGTGGCTGTG ACTTTTGCGAACCGTGCTTTCGAGGGTTTGGCTTCGGTGATTCCCTTTCTTGTGGCCCTATCCTGCCTTGGAGCACTTAACGGTGGCTTCTTTGGGTCACCCAG GATGCTGTTTGTGGGAGCCAGGGAGGGCCACTGGCCTCCAATCTTTTCCATGATTCACATCCGCAGACACACACCTTTGCCTGCTGTGCTGTTACTG TACCCCTTGGTGGTGGTGATGTTAATCACTGGAGAGATCTACCAGCTCATCAATTTTGCCTCCTTTGCTCGCTGGTTCTTCATCGCCTTGGCAACATTGGGGATGCTCATACATCGATATCGCTTCCCTCTCCACCCGAGACCTTTCAAG GTGCCCCTGGTCATCGCTGTCACCTTCACGGTGGTTTGCTTCTTCATCGTGGGTCTGTCTCTTTACTCGGACCCCTGGAACACAGGGCGAAGCTGTGCTCTCACACTGACCGGGGTCCCTGTTTATTATGTGACTGTCTACCGCTTTCGCTTGCCCCATAGATGGAGACGCATCTTCA ACTACTGCAGCATGCATCTGCAGATCCTTTTAGAAGTGACTCAACAAGAAGTGCAGACATACTGA
- the si:ch73-352p4.8 gene encoding cystine/glutamate transporter isoform X3, translating to MLNWAPVLQNQGATTLTYWRRWGHCRPFYDSGPAVASYVSLAFGRYVVEPFFAPCAAPTVLIKIVSILGLTFVVAVNCWSVTWASRTQITLTFVKMFALVLIIVPGVIALAKGKTENFQNGFEVDSLTLDRLPLAFYNGLYAYGGWFYLNFVTEEVINPNRNIPLAIICSMVTVTVCYVLVNVAYYTMMTPAELLLSDAVAVTFANRAFEGLASVIPFLVALSCLGALNGGFFGSPRMLFVGAREGHWPPIFSMIHIRRHTPLPAVLLLYPLVVVMLITGEIYQLINFASFARWFFIALATLGMLIHRYRFPLHPRPFKVPLVIAVTFTVVCFFIVGLSLYSDPWNTGRSCALTLTGVPVYYVTVYRFRLPHRWRRIFNYCSMHLQILLEVTQQEVQTY from the exons ATGCTGAACTGGGCACCAGTTTTACAAAATCAGGGGGCCACTACACTTACCTATTGGAGACGCTGGGGCCACTGCCGGCCTTTTTACGACTCTGG GCCAGCTGTGGCCTCCTATGTGTCCCTGGCTTTTGGCCGCTACGTGGTGGAGCCGTTCTTTGCTCCCTGTGCTGCTCCCACAGTGCTAATCAAAATTGTCAGCATCCTGGGATTGA CGTTTGTTGTGGCAGTCAACTGCTGGAGTGTGACTTGGGCCTCTCGCACTCAGATCACCTTGACATTCGTTAAGATGTTTGCTCTGGTCCTTATCATCGTCCCTGGTGTCATCGCACTGGCCAAAG GAAAAACTGAGAATTTCCAGAATGGTTTTGAGGTTGACTCATTAACATTGGATAGATTGCCACTGGCTTTTTATAATGGCCTATATGCCTATGGTGGATG GTTTTATCTGAACTTTgtcacagaagaggtcataaaCCCAAATAG AAACATCCCACTGGCAATAATCTGCTCCATGGTGACAGTGACAGTCTGTTATGTGCTTGTTAATGTGGCTTACTACACTATGATGACTCCTGCTGAGCTCCTGCTGTCTGATGCTGTGGCTGTG ACTTTTGCGAACCGTGCTTTCGAGGGTTTGGCTTCGGTGATTCCCTTTCTTGTGGCCCTATCCTGCCTTGGAGCACTTAACGGTGGCTTCTTTGGGTCACCCAG GATGCTGTTTGTGGGAGCCAGGGAGGGCCACTGGCCTCCAATCTTTTCCATGATTCACATCCGCAGACACACACCTTTGCCTGCTGTGCTGTTACTG TACCCCTTGGTGGTGGTGATGTTAATCACTGGAGAGATCTACCAGCTCATCAATTTTGCCTCCTTTGCTCGCTGGTTCTTCATCGCCTTGGCAACATTGGGGATGCTCATACATCGATATCGCTTCCCTCTCCACCCGAGACCTTTCAAG GTGCCCCTGGTCATCGCTGTCACCTTCACGGTGGTTTGCTTCTTCATCGTGGGTCTGTCTCTTTACTCGGACCCCTGGAACACAGGGCGAAGCTGTGCTCTCACACTGACCGGGGTCCCTGTTTATTATGTGACTGTCTACCGCTTTCGCTTGCCCCATAGATGGAGACGCATCTTCA ACTACTGCAGCATGCATCTGCAGATCCTTTTAGAAGTGACTCAACAAGAAGTGCAGACATACTGA
- the si:ch73-352p4.8 gene encoding cystine/glutamate transporter isoform X2: MLHHRYGGGQWDFHRTQGSPDKQWQRGALSAGVGAVWGALLIWPAVASYVSLAFGRYVVEPFFAPCAAPTVLIKIVSILGLTFVVAVNCWSVTWASRTQITLTFVKMFALVLIIVPGVIALAKGKTENFQNGFEVDSLTLDRLPLAFYNGLYAYGGWFYLNFVTEEVINPNRNIPLAIICSMVTVTVCYVLVNVAYYTMMTPAELLLSDAVAVTFANRAFEGLASVIPFLVALSCLGALNGGFFGSPRMLFVGAREGHWPPIFSMIHIRRHTPLPAVLLLYPLVVVMLITGEIYQLINFASFARWFFIALATLGMLIHRYRFPLHPRPFKVPLVIAVTFTVVCFFIVGLSLYSDPWNTGRSCALTLTGVPVYYVTVYRFRLPHRWRRIFNYCSMHLQILLEVTQQEVQTY, from the exons ATGCTTCATCATCGGTACGGTGGTGGGCAGTGGGATTTTCATCGCACCCAAGGGAGTCCTGATAAACAGTGGCAGCGTGGGGCTCTCTCTGCTGGTGTGGGTGCTGTGTGGGGTGCTCTCCTTATTTG GCCAGCTGTGGCCTCCTATGTGTCCCTGGCTTTTGGCCGCTACGTGGTGGAGCCGTTCTTTGCTCCCTGTGCTGCTCCCACAGTGCTAATCAAAATTGTCAGCATCCTGGGATTGA CGTTTGTTGTGGCAGTCAACTGCTGGAGTGTGACTTGGGCCTCTCGCACTCAGATCACCTTGACATTCGTTAAGATGTTTGCTCTGGTCCTTATCATCGTCCCTGGTGTCATCGCACTGGCCAAAG GAAAAACTGAGAATTTCCAGAATGGTTTTGAGGTTGACTCATTAACATTGGATAGATTGCCACTGGCTTTTTATAATGGCCTATATGCCTATGGTGGATG GTTTTATCTGAACTTTgtcacagaagaggtcataaaCCCAAATAG AAACATCCCACTGGCAATAATCTGCTCCATGGTGACAGTGACAGTCTGTTATGTGCTTGTTAATGTGGCTTACTACACTATGATGACTCCTGCTGAGCTCCTGCTGTCTGATGCTGTGGCTGTG ACTTTTGCGAACCGTGCTTTCGAGGGTTTGGCTTCGGTGATTCCCTTTCTTGTGGCCCTATCCTGCCTTGGAGCACTTAACGGTGGCTTCTTTGGGTCACCCAG GATGCTGTTTGTGGGAGCCAGGGAGGGCCACTGGCCTCCAATCTTTTCCATGATTCACATCCGCAGACACACACCTTTGCCTGCTGTGCTGTTACTG TACCCCTTGGTGGTGGTGATGTTAATCACTGGAGAGATCTACCAGCTCATCAATTTTGCCTCCTTTGCTCGCTGGTTCTTCATCGCCTTGGCAACATTGGGGATGCTCATACATCGATATCGCTTCCCTCTCCACCCGAGACCTTTCAAG GTGCCCCTGGTCATCGCTGTCACCTTCACGGTGGTTTGCTTCTTCATCGTGGGTCTGTCTCTTTACTCGGACCCCTGGAACACAGGGCGAAGCTGTGCTCTCACACTGACCGGGGTCCCTGTTTATTATGTGACTGTCTACCGCTTTCGCTTGCCCCATAGATGGAGACGCATCTTCA ACTACTGCAGCATGCATCTGCAGATCCTTTTAGAAGTGACTCAACAAGAAGTGCAGACATACTGA